The DNA sequence aaagcaTTTTACCAAATTATCGTAGGAAGGAGTCGTGTATTATTATGTGCTTCTATTATCTGTCCTTTTTAAACTGGAATGCTAATATATATCTTGTActgaataattttattgtaaaaaatataaggacTAATACTGTAATAAATGCCATTccgtatattattataagtaAATTTAACTATCATAAATTAGAAGAGAAATTATTGAAGGGGCAATTAAAACCGCCAAAGCAGGAAACACAAAGTGGACACGATTTGATGTATGAACAAGAGGTAGCGGATGCCCATGGGGGGGATATGTTCATAAACgggaatgaaaaaatttaccAAAAGAAGAAGTGCAATAATGGTGCATCAGGTCGTATTAAAATGTATGGACAAAGCGATTTGGATAGGAGTGTTGACATAAATGCTGCCAGGAATTCTGACAAGACTGTTGAATGTAGTGCTTACAGTAGTGCTGATAGTAGTGCTTACAGTAGTGCTGATAGTAGTGCTTACAGTAGTGCTGATAGTAGTGCCTACAGTAGTGCTGATAGTAGTGCTTACAGTAGTGCTTACAGTAGTGCTGATAGTAGTGCGTACAGTAGTGCTGATAGTAGTGCTTACAGTAGTACATGTCAGAATAATTACCCCATTACGCGTGATATTGAGAGGATACATATCCTGTACaagttaataaataaacattttgaTCGATACAGAATGTACTGTGTGCTGAGCTGCATTTATGTGTtcacaaaatttttaaaggaGAAGAAGACAAGTTATTCGTTTCCCTTTTcgaattttaattttcccgATTTGTTTCAAAAATTGCACAACAAACTGTTAAGCAGCTCAAAATTACGGtgtgaaaataattatgactattttattaattttgtaaaatacaATTATTGTGTATCATTccttaattattatataaacttaaataatttaatggaAAACATACTACAATATTGTAAGGATTTCCCTTTCAACTTTTATACGCCGTTTAATGCATATCTTATAGTTCACTTTTTgataaattatgaacaaaatataaaaagtcaGAAATATATTccctatataaaaaatgtatcaccacattttgaaaaaaaaattatacatacatataataccataaaaatggaaaaaataattgtttttaaaaatttaatgaaatatgtaAGTTCTCATCACGAATTATTAAATACACACgacattataaatataatgaaaactTTAAAATTGTTATCCTTTGAACTTAATTATAAGACCATCTTAATAGTACATAATTTCattctaaattttaaatgttatttacacacaaaaataagtacaaactttgaaatattaattgaatatataaagttCTTATACTATTTCGAATCCCAGAATTTTGAGTTATTTCAAAAATGCAGTAATTTAATagtgaatatttttatatgtatcttCAGAACGATTTTTAAAAATCTGCAAAACagtgaagaaaataattacattGGTATGCTGCAATTCTCTTTGTTATACATGTCGTACTTTATTCAAGAATCAAACTCGgtttttaatatgttaacCTCCATAAATTTgagaaaaatacattatttaatgaatattaaaTGCTTGAATTTGGAAAAGTATCAACACTCGTACACTTTTCAAGTAAACAAGAAAAGCAAAAAGGGAtcatacatgtgcatatgtacgGATGTTATTTGCACGTAATACACCTCTGCGCATTGTAAGAAAAGGTGTAAAACACTATGGtgtatttgtaaataattacgtgaaaaaaataatgtacatGTAAACATTTCATactatttcgttttttttttacagttaCAAATTTTGAAAGTTCTTAAGggtgttattaaaaataaaagcataataaatgaatacagCATTGATGGTACACCCTATACGGTTGATATTATCAtcacataaaaaatagaaaaaggcAAAACGAATAAAGAATACAGAATATGGAAAAggtatcattttttttcctgaacagtacatgtttttttttttttcattacttttctttatttgttttctttttttgtttttaattttgtgcGCATGAATGTTTCTCGTAACACTGTTGCACACCCTTTGAAGAAAATTCTTCCACGTATTTTATCAGTTTCATATTGTTAGTAAACAAGTgtgttttattaaaaaaaaaaaaaaaaaagaatatcaTTTTATTCACACAAAAAAGTAATTGTTTACGGgcatattatttaaacaaaatgagaaaaaactAAGAAAACTTCCCTATTCCGAAATGCTGAATATggcaataaaaattttcccCAGATATGCACACTTATTTATTGttccattattttattatttctcttCCTTCTTCTTTTAAACACCCGAGTCAACCTTAATAATGTCAACACTATATAGAAGTATCTTCTTTTCGTGCACTTAATGCAAATAACTTGTAATTAACATTTATGGAGATTtcgaagaaaaaagaaacataatccatcatatatataaatacatatatacgtatatatatatatatatatatatatatataagtatgtatgtgtataattGTGGTTTATGCTGAATTCTTTGGTTTTGGGATAATTTcacctttttttaatactttttttccttcttttttttctcgaACTCGATGATTTCctacttaaattttttgatacACGAGAACAGGATGTACTTGATTTGTAGtcatcttttatatattttcttttctcacttctttttttatcactATTAGGTTTTctatctttatatttttctttttctttctctttttcccTTTCCCTTTCCTTTACTTTTTCCCTTTCCTTTACTTTTTCCCTTTCCtttactttttccttttccttttctttttcatttattatatgttcatacTTTATTGATACAGTTTTTCCATCAATCTGTCCTCCATTCATAAACTCCTT is a window from the Plasmodium brasilianum strain Bolivian I chromosome 9, whole genome shotgun sequence genome containing:
- a CDS encoding RNA-binding protein s1, with product MNDSSIYVYNLTKNVSVEHLKEIFMHFGNLKDINFLLNDENVDGKDNADNFICAKIKFENDLYAKIAKEFMNGGQIDGKTVSIKYEHIINEKEKEKEKVKEREKVKEREKVKEREREKEKEKEKYKDRKPNSDKKRSEKRKYIKDDYKSSTSCSRVSKNLSRKSSSSRKKRRKKSIKKR